In the genome of Equus asinus isolate D_3611 breed Donkey chromosome 9, EquAss-T2T_v2, whole genome shotgun sequence, one region contains:
- the LOC106832316 gene encoding uncharacterized protein — MKPPSPPQELSHNAERTPGAGRTLAPHSSSPWRRAARPITGHFALPPHGGAREGAAADGTVRSPRALRTVGPSSCRKALWEGSAASPASAHRSGCAVRVVQGWRVFVGALGLRRPGRRAATRAVRAWGRARGGPAGPRFWALNTLGTVAGSGRGHVVRGTSAGPGAAPSLRSCIPAPGSREMGLNAFKFVGHPLYAGEFLIEARISLVCRGKASPSDCLRARPAAV, encoded by the coding sequence ATGAAACCTCCTTCTCCGCCACAAGAACTGTCACACAACGCAGAGAGGACTCCAGGGGCGGGGCGAACCCTCGCCCCTCACTCCTCTTCCCCTTGGAGACGCGCCGCACGGCCAATCACCGGGCACTTCGCCCTCCCGCCACACGGCGGCGCTCGCGAGGGCGCGGCGGCCGATGGTACCGTCCGCTCTCCCCGCGCCCTCCGCAcagtgggtccttccagttgtagaAAAGCATTGTGGGAGGGCAGTGCGGCCTCTCCTGCCTCCGCGCACCGGTCGGGATGTGCTGTGCGCGTGGTTCAGGGATGGCGAGTGTTTGTGGGCGCGCTGGGCCTCCGACGGCCAGGACGCCGGGCAGCGACTCGCGCCGTCCGAGCCTGGGGACGCGCCCGCGGCGGCCCTGCTGGCCCGAGGTTCTGGGCCCTGAACACGTTGGGGACAGTGGCCGGGTCTGGCCGCGGCCACGTTGTCCGGGGAACCTCAGCGGGCCCCGGAGCGGCCCCCAGTCTGCGCTCCTGCATCCCCGCGCCGGGAAGTAGGGAGATGGGTTTGAATgcgtttaagtttgttggtcacCCCCTGTATGCCGGGGAGTTTTTAATAGAAGCGAGGATTTCGCTCGTGTGCAGGGGAAAGGCCTCACCGTCCGACTGCCTGCGTGCCCGCCCTGCCGCGGTGTGA